From Paenibacillus sp. V4I7, one genomic window encodes:
- a CDS encoding MBL fold metallo-hydrolase has product MQIANGIYMLELSVPVMGRIDVIHPTLFSDEEGAILVDTGYPGLLPRIQNAMEDHNVPSHHLKTIIITHQDIDHIGSLPDFISKSPQKLDILASEIEKPYIQGEKMLIKITPESIEQAVASLPADISPEWRKAFRSALENPPKGPVNGILEDGLELANCGGIIVIHTPGHTPGHVSLYHKQSKTLIAADALVVSGGQLLGPIPEYSVNYALAMQSLKKFIEYDIETVICYHGGLYTDNVNQRIAELAASPI; this is encoded by the coding sequence ATGCAGATTGCGAACGGTATTTATATGCTTGAGCTGTCAGTTCCTGTAATGGGGCGTATCGATGTCATACACCCAACTCTTTTTTCCGATGAAGAAGGCGCCATTTTGGTGGACACTGGATATCCCGGTTTATTGCCTCGTATTCAGAATGCCATGGAGGATCATAACGTTCCATCCCATCATTTGAAGACGATTATTATTACCCATCAAGATATAGATCATATAGGCAGTTTACCAGATTTCATAAGTAAATCTCCGCAGAAGCTTGATATTCTAGCCAGTGAAATAGAGAAACCTTATATTCAAGGTGAGAAGATGTTGATTAAAATCACCCCAGAATCAATTGAACAAGCGGTTGCTAGCTTACCTGCGGATATTTCACCTGAATGGCGAAAAGCTTTTCGATCAGCTTTGGAGAATCCGCCTAAAGGTCCGGTCAATGGCATTCTTGAAGATGGACTCGAACTAGCCAACTGTGGCGGGATTATCGTCATTCATACCCCAGGTCATACTCCGGGACATGTCAGTCTGTACCACAAACAGAGCAAAACATTGATAGCGGCTGATGCCTTAGTCGTTTCAGGTGGCCAACTTCTCGGACCCATACCGGAGTACTCCGTTAACTATGCGTTAGCGATGCAATCACTTAAGAAGTTCATCGAATACGACATTGAAACTGTTATTTGCTATCATGGCGGGTTGTACACAGACAATGTAAATCAACGTATTGCTGAATTAGCAGCTTCTCCTATTTGA
- a CDS encoding FAD-dependent oxidoreductase — protein sequence MNNILPSTRKAIIIGAGIGGLTTALFLQKQGWEVVIYEKKRELSEFGAGIVLAANAMHVLTELGLAEQVRVAGAKVGMAEIRSWDGKPITSVPVSKQAAQYGTYSYLIHRAKLQTILFQQLNERTTAYMNKKLITFEQDPHQVVVHFEDGSADTGHILIGADGIHSQVAHLLFSIEQLRYSGFRAFRGITTFLDQRYIPEVGGGFEAWGRGRRFGFSQIGEGQVFWFAAINSAPGIGMDRKKDYVLKQFEGWHNPIEQAIQSTDERSILTHDIHDRKLLESWSRGRVTLLGDAAHPMLPNLGQGGAQAMEDALVLARCLEGIPMLSLSSVTAAFHSYENTRKPRTNQVVRQSRRMARIVQMSNPAAIMLRNQVLRLLPDDVQMKQLDWLLGYRV from the coding sequence ATGAATAATATCTTACCTTCTACTAGGAAAGCAATTATCATTGGAGCTGGAATTGGTGGATTAACGACAGCGCTTTTCTTACAAAAGCAAGGTTGGGAAGTTGTCATCTACGAGAAAAAGAGAGAGCTATCCGAATTCGGTGCCGGAATTGTGTTAGCTGCGAATGCCATGCATGTATTAACGGAGCTTGGCTTGGCTGAACAGGTGAGGGTAGCAGGCGCTAAAGTTGGCATGGCTGAAATTCGCTCTTGGGATGGTAAGCCGATTACTTCCGTTCCCGTCTCGAAGCAAGCCGCTCAATATGGAACATATAGCTACCTTATTCATCGCGCTAAGCTTCAAACGATTTTATTTCAACAACTAAATGAACGAACAACCGCTTATATGAATAAAAAGCTGATAACCTTTGAACAGGATCCGCATCAGGTTGTTGTCCATTTTGAAGATGGATCAGCAGATACCGGGCATATCTTAATTGGTGCAGATGGGATTCATTCACAAGTGGCTCATCTATTATTTAGCATAGAACAGCTGCGATATTCAGGTTTTAGAGCTTTTCGAGGTATTACTACGTTCTTGGACCAGCGATATATTCCTGAGGTCGGTGGAGGATTTGAGGCATGGGGTAGGGGACGACGTTTTGGTTTTTCCCAGATTGGCGAGGGACAAGTTTTTTGGTTCGCTGCAATCAATTCCGCTCCTGGGATAGGTATGGATCGTAAGAAGGACTACGTTCTTAAGCAATTTGAGGGCTGGCATAATCCGATTGAGCAGGCTATCCAGTCAACAGATGAGAGGTCCATACTAACACATGATATTCATGATCGTAAACTACTTGAAAGTTGGAGCCGAGGGAGAGTAACACTGCTTGGTGATGCGGCTCATCCTATGCTGCCTAATCTCGGGCAAGGAGGCGCTCAGGCGATGGAGGATGCGCTTGTTTTAGCTAGATGTCTTGAGGGAATTCCAATGCTTTCATTAAGCAGTGTGACAGCAGCTTTTCATTCTTATGAAAATACTCGAAAACCCCGAACCAATCAAGTTGTTCGTCAATCCAGACGAATGGCACGCATCGTGCAAATGAGTAATCCGGCTGCAATTATGCTGCGTAATCAGGTGCTTAGACTTCTTCCGGATGATGTCCAGATGAAGCAGTTGGATTGGCTTCTAGGTTATCGCGTGTAA
- a CDS encoding DUF4870 domain-containing protein, translating into MYDSADIQSNKGMAIIAYILFFIPLIAAKDSKFAWYHANQGLTLLLAAVILNVVLGIIPIIGWILLPLANLGVFVLAILGIVAAAQGQVKPLPIIGGYTLLK; encoded by the coding sequence ATGTATGATTCTGCGGATATTCAAAGTAATAAGGGAATGGCCATCATTGCATACATCTTGTTTTTTATCCCGCTCATCGCTGCAAAAGACTCCAAGTTTGCATGGTACCACGCAAACCAAGGCCTTACATTGTTATTGGCCGCTGTCATTTTGAATGTTGTTTTGGGAATCATCCCGATTATTGGTTGGATTCTACTGCCTTTAGCGAATTTGGGCGTGTTTGTTTTAGCTATTCTAGGCATTGTAGCTGCTGCTCAAGGTCAAGTAAAACCACTTCCGATTATCGGAGGTTACACATTATTGAAGTAG
- a CDS encoding PAS domain S-box protein — MDMLSRTEPSFAMVFEFTTIGMAIISLNGQWMKMNNSLSAITGYSEEELLYTDITTIFLPEENDKLFGLLKQLLSGDLRSFQIEQRMKSKEGTIIRVECGISLIRNSDHEPLYYMAQMKDLTIKSEMERKLAESEQRYNSLIEHNPAGILTSDLNGLIMSVNPAMERILGYTKTEMVGQYIHQFWEQEKQEDQAEYPTDSVLLQTDNHMLRVTHKSGDKIELGLKNVPIIVNGITEGVYIIARDITQHNKDRESLRVAQQDLHDTVRRQQGMTMKFRQMRGKFIHTLCDGELLYRLGYKPSHILGNGLYEIWPFYMATNIDKYYRRAWSGEENVMYEATFRGITYLTSLRPIFENGRVIEVIGSCVDITERKHMEMELRETKELLESFINNTTDAICVLDQRFKVISVNSAYEKVFGWNQDELLNQPLPIYPDFLKEHHKEIQDILQAGNQISGLETIRIRKDGQLIHVSVTKTPIKNEKGEIIGFAGITRDITERKRTEELLRKSDKLSVAGQLAAGLAHEIRNPLTSLRGFLQLLQNDMKGKQHYFDIMLSELDRINFIVSEFLVIAKPEAIHYKRSDLINILQTVIALLDTQANLCNVQLLLEFESDIPEFICSEMHLKQLFINLVKNAIEAITKDGQIKITVSMQGSEMIRVRTQDNGCGIPEERVKQLGEPFYTTKEKGTGLGLMMCFKIVEAHKGTMSIQSQLGEGTIIDVFLPTQTISKDMSEFE, encoded by the coding sequence ATGGATATGCTTTCGAGAACGGAACCGTCATTTGCCATGGTATTCGAATTCACAACGATAGGCATGGCGATTATTTCACTCAATGGACAATGGATGAAGATGAATAACAGCCTAAGCGCGATAACTGGATATTCGGAAGAAGAATTATTATATACGGATATAACTACGATCTTTTTGCCCGAAGAGAACGACAAACTGTTTGGACTCCTAAAGCAATTGTTGTCCGGGGATTTACGATCTTTCCAGATCGAACAAAGAATGAAGTCAAAAGAGGGAACAATTATAAGGGTGGAATGCGGAATTTCACTAATTAGAAACTCTGACCATGAACCTCTTTATTATATGGCCCAGATGAAAGATCTCACGATAAAGTCCGAGATGGAGCGTAAACTTGCGGAGAGTGAACAGCGGTATAATTCATTAATTGAGCATAATCCTGCGGGGATCTTAACAAGTGATTTGAACGGTTTAATCATGAGTGTGAATCCTGCTATGGAGCGGATTCTGGGTTACACGAAGACGGAGATGGTTGGACAGTACATCCATCAATTCTGGGAGCAAGAAAAACAAGAGGATCAAGCTGAATACCCGACCGATAGTGTGCTCTTGCAAACGGATAATCATATGCTTCGGGTTACGCATAAGAGTGGCGATAAGATTGAATTAGGCTTAAAAAATGTGCCGATTATCGTGAATGGGATAACAGAAGGTGTTTATATTATCGCTAGAGATATCACACAGCATAATAAAGACCGTGAGTCATTGAGAGTTGCGCAGCAGGACCTGCATGACACTGTTCGCAGACAGCAAGGAATGACCATGAAGTTCAGACAAATGCGAGGGAAATTCATTCATACCTTATGTGACGGTGAACTTCTGTATAGACTCGGCTATAAGCCATCGCATATCCTAGGTAACGGCTTATACGAGATATGGCCATTCTATATGGCGACCAATATCGATAAGTATTACCGCAGGGCATGGAGCGGGGAAGAAAACGTTATGTATGAAGCCACTTTCCGGGGGATTACGTATTTGACATCTTTACGTCCCATTTTTGAAAATGGCCGCGTGATAGAAGTGATCGGCTCCTGTGTAGATATTACGGAACGTAAACATATGGAAATGGAGCTTAGAGAAACGAAGGAGCTGCTGGAATCATTTATTAATAATACAACAGATGCCATCTGCGTACTTGATCAACGATTTAAGGTTATTTCTGTCAATTCCGCTTATGAGAAAGTATTTGGTTGGAATCAGGATGAGCTTCTAAACCAGCCATTGCCCATATATCCAGATTTCTTGAAAGAGCATCATAAAGAAATTCAAGACATCTTACAAGCAGGTAACCAAATTTCGGGGTTAGAGACCATTCGGATTCGTAAAGATGGACAGCTCATTCATGTCAGTGTGACCAAAACGCCAATTAAGAATGAGAAGGGCGAGATTATTGGGTTCGCTGGTATTACGCGAGATATTACAGAACGGAAACGAACAGAGGAATTGTTGCGTAAATCAGATAAACTCTCCGTCGCAGGCCAGTTAGCAGCAGGACTTGCTCATGAAATCAGGAATCCGCTCACGTCACTCCGAGGCTTCTTACAGCTTCTGCAGAACGATATGAAGGGAAAACAGCACTATTTTGATATCATGTTGTCCGAACTGGATCGAATTAATTTCATCGTTAGCGAATTCCTCGTCATTGCGAAACCGGAAGCTATTCACTACAAAAGAAGTGATTTGATAAATATATTACAAACCGTGATTGCGTTGCTGGATACGCAGGCTAATCTTTGCAATGTGCAGCTCCTGCTCGAGTTTGAGTCTGATATTCCGGAGTTTATTTGTTCCGAGATGCATCTTAAGCAATTATTTATTAATTTGGTGAAAAATGCGATTGAAGCGATAACGAAGGATGGACAAATTAAAATCACCGTTTCCATGCAGGGCAGCGAGATGATCCGAGTGAGGACACAGGATAATGGATGCGGCATCCCAGAGGAGCGTGTAAAGCAATTAGGTGAACCTTTCTATACAACGAAGGAAAAGGGCACTGGACTCGGTCTAATGATGTGTTTCAAGATCGTTGAAGCGCACAAAGGCACAATGTCGATTCAAAGCCAACTTGGTGAGGGAACCATTATTGATGTGTTTTTACCGACGCAGACGATAAGCAAGGATATGAGTGAATTCGAATAG
- a CDS encoding DUF3900 domain-containing protein codes for MKFAVQYISFFVIQGEGADAASAKNYRHYQTLDENDYEDSALQQFLDGEFARIAKRKVERNPRAEQVPTKIGRFITEPGFELESNPNYNLFARLRYAENKQDFLNVSDELLNAYLNTSAVRGGAFLVASAKLNQYFDDPFVFILKCDFEPKIARITDEKSLLNQVEMAINAKNMKSIQYPFMPEEGMLEPSELKIHQASHASYFEDFLKYVEYEQSMPEILHHQVLGLVQQQLERDYEHKPEEREQEEKDLEIWAASEKRELQEKWTPTQVMDAANYLVEQKPDLEMRIKLDHISVKAQLADYGRKVHIARQGERYVILIEGDYLHFEKGVSPVELLRPDDLHAVIERITREEENG; via the coding sequence ATGAAATTCGCAGTTCAATATATATCATTTTTTGTGATCCAAGGGGAAGGTGCCGACGCGGCATCGGCTAAAAATTATCGCCATTATCAGACTTTGGACGAGAACGATTATGAAGACAGTGCTTTACAACAATTCTTAGACGGTGAATTCGCACGAATCGCTAAACGCAAAGTAGAGCGAAACCCGAGAGCTGAGCAGGTACCTACGAAGATAGGGCGTTTCATTACCGAGCCAGGCTTCGAATTAGAAAGCAATCCGAACTATAATCTATTCGCGCGACTGCGCTATGCAGAGAACAAACAGGACTTTCTTAATGTTAGCGATGAACTTTTGAATGCTTATCTGAATACAAGCGCAGTCAGGGGCGGAGCTTTTCTTGTCGCAAGTGCCAAGCTTAATCAATATTTCGATGATCCATTTGTATTTATCCTAAAATGTGATTTTGAGCCCAAAATTGCACGGATTACCGACGAGAAGAGCTTATTGAATCAAGTGGAAATGGCGATCAATGCGAAAAACATGAAATCGATCCAATATCCGTTTATGCCTGAAGAAGGCATGTTAGAACCTTCAGAGCTCAAAATTCACCAAGCTTCACATGCCAGTTACTTTGAGGATTTCCTAAAATATGTAGAATATGAGCAGTCCATGCCGGAAATATTGCATCATCAAGTATTAGGGCTCGTTCAGCAGCAGTTGGAGAGAGACTATGAGCATAAACCTGAGGAACGTGAGCAGGAAGAAAAGGATTTGGAAATCTGGGCAGCGAGTGAAAAGCGCGAGCTTCAGGAGAAGTGGACACCGACTCAGGTCATGGATGCCGCCAATTATTTGGTTGAGCAGAAACCGGATCTGGAAATGCGCATCAAGCTTGATCATATCAGTGTGAAGGCGCAGCTTGCCGATTATGGACGCAAAGTTCATATTGCCAGACAAGGCGAACGGTATGTAATTCTGATTGAAGGGGATTATTTGCACTTCGAAAAAGGCGTATCACCAGTTGAATTGCTAAGACCAGATGATCTTCACGCTGTCATCGAGCGGATTACAAGAGAAGAAGAAAACGGATAG
- a CDS encoding deoxynucleoside kinase has product MAVIVVGGMIGLGKTSVSTLLGQELNSNVYYESVDDNPILPLFYTATPEEIEKKRYPFLLQLHFLNTRFKAIKQALVHNRNVLDRSIYEDWYFAKVNRELGRISQLEFDVYEGLADNMMSELAELPKKAPDLMVYLKASFETVMYRIGLRGRSFEQDQSLVDYYRQLWSGYDDWVMNHYHASEVLIVDMDRVDVVNRSEDAIELVEQVRAKLSELVIV; this is encoded by the coding sequence ATGGCTGTGATCGTGGTTGGGGGAATGATTGGTCTAGGTAAAACATCTGTATCGACTTTGCTTGGACAAGAATTAAATTCAAATGTTTATTATGAAAGTGTCGATGATAATCCGATACTTCCGCTGTTTTACACGGCAACTCCGGAAGAAATTGAGAAGAAGAGATATCCGTTTTTACTTCAGTTGCACTTCTTGAATACAAGATTTAAGGCAATTAAACAAGCGTTAGTACATAACCGAAATGTACTGGATAGAAGTATCTATGAGGATTGGTACTTTGCCAAAGTGAATCGGGAGTTAGGTCGTATTTCACAGCTGGAATTTGATGTTTATGAGGGGCTTGCGGACAATATGATGTCTGAGCTTGCTGAGCTTCCTAAGAAAGCGCCGGACCTCATGGTTTATCTAAAAGCTTCCTTCGAAACGGTCATGTACCGCATCGGACTGCGGGGACGCAGCTTCGAGCAAGATCAATCTTTGGTTGATTATTATCGACAGCTTTGGTCAGGTTATGATGACTGGGTGATGAATCATTATCATGCCTCTGAAGTGTTGATTGTAGATATGGATCGTGTTGATGTTGTGAATCGTTCAGAGGATGCGATCGAATTAGTTGAGCAGGTACGTGCCAAGCTTTCCGAATTAGTCATCGTTTAA